The DNA segment TAATGAACAATACTGCACATGTACACACTCGTGCGACAAGCATGGTTTGTGTTGCGAATGTCTTCACTACCATCGTCAACGAGGGGAAATTCCAGCTTGTTACTTTACAAGTGATGAGGAAAAGACTTTCAATAGAAGTGTTGAGTTTTTTATCCAAAGACGCTCTTAGGAGAGGCTGGCGTAAGAAGTTTTTTGCTTTCAGTCTTCAGGAGCTAATGATTGAAGAGAAAACCTGTTTCCCATAATGTAACGAGGTTTGGAGTTAAGAGTTCTCGAAATTCTTTGATCAGACAGGTTAATTCCTCTCTGGAGAAGTAATATCCTTCCGAAACCTCTTCAACATTGGGAGATATTGGTTGTATATTCTTGTAAACGGAGAAAATTGTAACATTTTCAAACCCTGTTTCAGGACATGCTGCAAGTGATTGTGTGAATTGAGGAGAGTCCACCTCAAGGTGCAACTTGGTCTCAAGCACTCGAAAAACAGCATCAAGAGAAGATTCTCCCACCAAAGGGTGTGTACGAGCTGAAACATCCCATCTGCCTGGAAAAAAACGTTTTCTTTTATTTCTTTTTTGTAGGTAGATTTTTTTTTGGGGATTAAAAACAAGTACTTGTACAGAACGATGCTTGAGAAGTTGTCTGTGAACAAGATCCTTGGGGAGTACTGCAAAAGGGGAGTTGTTATCATCAACGACTTCAACAACGTGGCTGGATGCATATTGGTCGAGTAATACTTTTTCCGGCACTTTCCCTTCTTCCCTTTTTTTTGACATGATTAACGAGAATAATGTGTGTGTACACTTTCCCCTCATACATTACTAGTATAGAGAAAACCATGAGGGCCATATAATGGACCAGACTGTAGTCAGGCTCACTGCGGTGGATTTAGATGAGGTGGTTGAGCTTGAAAGCATCTGTTTTGCTTACCATTGGACACGTGAGCAGTTCCTTTTGGGGCTTGACCGAGGTATTTTTACTATCCTTGGAACATGGGCCGCAGGTACTCTGGTCAGTTATATCGCTTTCTCTCTTATTGAAGATGAGATGGAGATTCTTAATCTTGCGGTCCATCCTGCGCACAGGAAAAAAGGGCTTGCAACGCTATTGTTGACTGAAGCTTTTAAAATATGTCGTAAGCAAGCGATCAAGAAAAGTTATTTAGATGTCAAAAGGTCAAATTTTCAAGCAATTGGATTATATCGTAAGTTTGGCTATAGGCAGACTGGGGTCCGCCTAAATTACTATCCGGATACAAAAGAAGATGCTTTGTTGTTCATGTATGACTTTACTTCAGAGATTTTATGAAAGGAAAGACCATGTTATTTATAGATCAGATCGATATTAAAGGGAAAAAACTGCTATTTCGGGTTGATTTTAATGTTCCGCAAGATGCTGGAACTATAACAGATGATAATCGTATTAGAGCTGCCATACCAACATTGAAATATGCCTTGGATCAAGGAGCTGCCATCATTTTATGTGCTCACCTTGGTAAGCCGGGGGGCAAGGTTGTGCCAGAGTTGTCTCTGGCTTCAGTTGCCGAGAGAACTGGCGAACTTTTGGGGATCAATGTTCTTTTATCGCCGGATACGATTGGAGATATTTCACAAAAAATGGCGGCAGCATTAAAACCTGGGCAAGCATTAATGCTGGAAAATTTGCGGTTTAATCCTGAAGAGATCGGGGAAAAGGCAGAAGATCGTGGTGATTTTGGGAAGGTTTTAGCCAGTATGGCAGATGTTTATGTGAATGACGCATTCGGAGTCGCACACAGGGAGAATGCTTCTGTTGTTGATATTCCACGGTATGCGAAAGAATGTTGTGCTGGTTTTCTTATCAAACGAGAACTTGAATACCTGGGAGATGCCTTACGAGAGCCTCGTCGACCGTATGTTTGTGTGTCAGGTGGGGCAAAGGTCTCTACAAAACTTGGAATTTTGAATAATCTTTTAGGCAACGTTGATGATATCATTATTGGTGGAGCCATGGCCAATACTTTTCTTCTGGCGCAGGGATATGCTGTTGGTAAATCTCTTGTCGAAGCAAATTTGGTTGAAGATGCTCAAGCTTTGATGTTGAAAGCCGAAAAACTCGGAACTCGACTCCATTTACCTATTGATTTCAAATTTGCATATTCCCATGAAGCAGTGGAGTCTGATGGAATCTGTTCTATCGAATCAGTTCCTGAAGATGCACTTGTTCTTGATATTGGCCCCCAAACGATTATAAATTTTGTGGCACTTCTTGCTCAATCAAAAACTATTGTCTGGAACGGACCTATGGGGCTTTTTGAAACACCGGCCTTCGCAGAAGGTTCCCTTGCAATTTGTCAAGCTATTGCTGAAGTAAAGGATGCCGTGAGTATTGTCGGGGGAGGGGACACGGATGCTGTCGTGCATCTTCTGGACCTTGCAGAGAAGTTTAGTTTCATTTCCACTGGTGGCGGCTCATTTCTTCAATTCCTCGAGGGAAAAGAATTGCCTGCATTCAAGACTCTAAAGGAGTGTGTAACTCAATGAAAAAATTGATGGCTGCAAATTGGAAAATGTTTAAGACGTGGGATGAAGCTCAGACTACCGCTCGGGAAATTGTCGAAATGGCCGGGGCTGTACTCCCTGAGGACAGAGAGCTTTTGGTTCTGCCTCCCTTTACTTCGCTACGAGGTGTCTCAAAACAATTTAAGAGTATCAAGGGCTTTTCAACAGGAGGGCAAAACTTTTACTGCGAAGAAGAAGGTGCCTTTACTGGCGAAATTTCTCCAAGAATGCTTACTGATGCTGGAGCGGCTTATGGTTTAACCGGACATTCTGAACGTCGCCATATCATGGGGGAGAGCGATACTCTTATAGGTAGAAAAACTGCGTATGGGGTACAAAGTGGGTTAAAAATAATCTTATGTGTTGGTGAGACTGATGATGAGCGAGAAAAAAATCAAATAGAAGTGGTTTTAAAGCGTCAACTTGATCTTGGGCTAGAAAAAATTTCAAGAAAAATTTCACCTGAAAACATTAGTATTGCCTATGAACCTGTTTGGGCAATTGGCACTGGAAAAGTTGCAGGGGAAGCAGAAATCGTAGCTGCTCATACTTTTATTAGAAAAACTCTGATTTCAATTTTTGGGAATAATGGTAATAAAATTAGGGTTTTGTATGGTGGAAGTGTGAAATCAAGTAATTGTGGTAAGATTATAGCGCTTGACAACGTCGACGGAGTATTGGTAGGAGGCGCGAGCTTGCACGGCGAAAGCTTTTCCGAGATCGTTTTAGCCAAGCGGTGCGAGTCAAATTAAACGAGTTAGTAGAAGGATAAGATTGTGGAAACTTTAGTGATTGTCATACATATTTTAGCTTGCATCTTTCTGATTGGCGCGGTAATGCTTCAGTCCGGTCACGAGGGAATGGGAGTGATCTTCGGCGGCGGTAGCTCCACCATGTTTGGTAGCTCCGGTGCAGGAGGACTTCTCGTCAAGGTAACAGCAGGTTTGGCTACAGTTTTCCTGATTACCTCTCTGACCTACAACGTCCTTACTGGCAATAAAGTCTCTGAACAGGATTCTATAATGCTCCAGGGTGAGGGTGTCGTCCAACCGATTGTTCCGGCTGAGCAGCAAAAGCCCGCCGTATCTTTCAAGGACACAGGTAACGACGCTAAGAGCGAATAGCTCATAAGCATATCGTGCCGAGGTGGTGGAATTGGTAGACACGCTGTCTTGAGGGGGCAGTGGAAGAAATTCCGTGGGGGTTCGAATCCCCCCCTCGGCACCACGTAATCAAAAGGGTTGCAGCTAACAAGCTGCAACCCTTCCTCTTTTTTACATTTTCACATTCAATTTTTTTGTCGAAAATGTATGTGTGCCCACCACCCACAAATGTGGCACAATGATGGCTAAACCGTCATCCTGCTCCGAGCGAAGGACGGTCCAGATGCCAGAGAAGTGGGTCTAAGAAACTGGACCACAGCTTAAGGTGGACATATAGAAGCCAAAGGAGGCTTTTCGATGTCCAAAAAGAGAAGAAGATTTACTGCTGAATTCAAAGCCCGAGTTGCCCTGGATGCATTGTCCGGAGAACATACTCTTTCCGAACTGGCCAGCAAGTATGGTGTCCACACCAATCAGATCTCCCAGTAGAAGATGCAAGCAAAAGAACAGATCGTTGCCGGATTTTCCGGCAAGGCCCAAAAGAGCCAGCATCCAATGCTCAGCGTCCGACGGCAATGCAGAATTCTTAGGCTGCAACGCTCAATGTATTACTATCAGCCGATCGGCGAATCTCCGTACAACTTGGCTTTGATGAAACGTATTGATGAGTTGTTCATTGAACTGCCGTACTTTGGGACTCGGAAGATGCTCAACATCTTGCGAGATGAAGGGCATTGGGTTGGCCGTGGTCGCCTGAGAAGACTCATGCGCAAGATGGGCTTAATGGTGATTTACCAAAAGCCAAGGACAAGCCAGCCACATCCGCAGCACAAGACTTATCTGGATTTGTTGCGTCATCGGGCGATTACGAAGCCCAATCAGGTTTGGTGCGCCGACATCATGTACATTTCAATGAAACGACGCTTTTTGTATCTCGTAGCAACCATGGATTGGCATAGCCGCGCAGTATTGTCGTGGCGTTTGTCGAACACAATGGATGCTGATTTTTGTGTTGCAGTCTTGGAGGATGCGATTAACCGTTATGGCGTTCCTGAGATATTTAACACGGATCAGTGGAGTCTGTTTTACCAGCTACGAGTTCACGAAGACTCTGAGGGATGCAGGGCTCCGCATCTCAAGGGAAGGCCGAGGGCGTTGGATGGACAAGGTCATGATCGAACGCCTCTGGAAGTCGTTGAAATATGAATGTGTTTATTGGCGGGAATTGAAAACAGGAAGTGAGCTACAAAGTGCTCTGGCCTGGTGGTTCAACTTCTACAATAATCGGCGTCCTCATACAACCTTTGGCGGATGCAAGTCGATGGAGATATATCACAAGCGCGCCCCCTACCCCAGAGGGGGTGGCCCCGACTAGCGGCGTAGTTACGTTAAACTGTCCACCTTAAAAACGCCGCTCAGTGATCGAACAATGTGGACCCACTTCTTATGAAGCTCGTGTACGTGCCGACTTATCAGGGGTAAAATCTCGGTCATTAAATCTCCGTATCAGGAATTTTCACCAATCATTGATCTCTTTCTCAAGGAACTCTTGTTCGCAGATCGCTTTGCTCGTGACAAACTGACATACCAAGAGTGTGAGTTGCTGATTTTATGGAGATTCTTGAAGCCGTGTTGGCAAAAAAGAAGCTGAAGACGCTTACAGCCTATATGGAGTTGTTTTGAATGATAGAAAGTAATCAGTCCGCCCCTATGTTTTTTGAGATAAAAGGTCAGATATAACTCCAGAGCACACCCACCGGCTTATAGCCGGTGGGTGTGCTCTTAAAATGGGAACTGAAAATCCTGAGTCTTATTGGGGGGCCCCATCTTATTATTAATAGCATCTATGCGAGCTTTAGCTGCCTCCCTTTGCGATTTTCTACCTGCATTTTTAACAACAGTGGTCAATAGCCTTTTTGCTGTTGGGTAGTTTCCTCTTTTTTCATAGATCAAAGAAGCTCGATACATAGCAGTAAGAGCCCATATATTTTCTTGAGGATACTTCCATGCTAGTGTGAGATAGTATTTTAAAGCAGATTCCGTATGTTTGACAGCTTGTTCTCCTTCACCAAGCCAAAAAAGGATTTCAGCTTTGAGTTCAGTTGACAGATCCTTATTTTCAGTCTGGATGACCAATAATTGTTTTTTAGCGGAAGAAAAATCACGCTGTTGCTGATAGAGGAGGGCAACTCTTAATCGAATCATTGCGGGAAGGGGAGCATTGAGCTTATCCATCTGATTGAATGTTTCGAGTGCAGCTTCATTTCTTCCAGAATCAAACTCCAAAGTTGCCTTGGCATTTAACCAGTCAATACGTTGTGATGTTGGCAATTCCGTATGGTTGATTTTGTTGAGATAAAATGCAGCCAACTGAAGGTCTTTAGCTTGAAGTGACTGGTGGGTGAGGTAGAGGAGGCACTGAGTCCCGAAGGTTGTTTTTTCAAAAAGGAAAGCTCCTCTTTTAGCCAATTCTGAAGTTGGCTTTTTTTTGAATTGAGCTTTCCAGTTGGCCAACGTCAAAAGCCTGTCGAGAGGGTAGATCTTATTAGCCAAAATTTCGAGCTTCTCATCCTGGGATGATATCCAAAATGGGGCTTCTTCGTCTGAATGATCCAGTTCTCCGGCAGCCTGACTGAGTGCAAAGAGCAGGGGAGCGGTTTGAAGATTTTGCAGACTGTCTTGGGGATATGATTCAGTAAAGTCTTTCTTTAACAAACGCATGTCAGCCAGTTGTAATGTTAGTGGAAGTTGGTTTTGGACAACACCATCCAACAACGATGGATCTAATGGACCGGTTCCGGTCGCCAAGAGAAGTGCGAGCTTGAAATGGCGAAGAAGAATCCTCGTTTCCGTGGAAAGCAACATGGAACCTAGCTCATTATCAATCGTTTTTTGGGCATCCTCAAGAGACATTACAAGAACTTTATTTCGAAACTGCGTCCATGTCGCTGAGTTTGAGTTTCCTAAAAACCAATTGTTTTTGTTATGAACAAAAGGAGCAAGTATATTCCCTTCCCAAAAAGCGCTGGCCTTAATAAATCCACCATCTTGAAAAGTCGAGAGCCCTTTAGGAACTTGTCCCTGAGCAACATAATCAATGAATGAAACCCAAAAAGATCGAAGAGGAGAATTGGAGATTGTTTGAATTTTTTCTTTGGAATCATTCACTTTTTCGAGCGAAAGCAAAGCCATTGCTTGTGAAATAGCTAATTTATCTTCTTGTGTAATTGTTAAAGTAACAGTTGACTCTTTTGCACTCGTTTTTCCCAACAAGCTAGAATTTTTGATTTTTTTTGATACAACGGACTGTGCTAATTTCCAAAAGTCTGTCCCCCAGATGTCTGAGCCTATTTGAGCGATTTGTGAGAGTACCTTTTCCTGAGAACTTCTTGAGATAGTGTAATTTGACAAGTATGCCCAATAAAGCTTTAGCCAGACATCTCCCCAGGTTGTCGCTAGTTTGGCGTCTTTAAAGTACTTGATGAGTTCTTGTTTGTTTTGAACATATGATGCTGCCTGACTGTACCACAGGACAGACTGTGGAAGTCTTCCCAGGGCTCGGTTGGCTTGACCACCTGTCCATAAACGTTCGAATTCAGTTGCGTTATCACTTAAAGTTGGGAGGGTGTTAATTAGGTCCAAAGCTTTTTCAGGAGATTTGAGGTTTAGATATGTTTTTGCTCTCTGGAG comes from the Pseudodesulfovibrio piezophilus C1TLV30 genome and includes:
- a CDS encoding DUF6485 family protein, coding for MKKKDQCPRSKINEQYCTCTHSCDKHGLCCECLHYHRQRGEIPACYFTSDEEKTFNRSVEFFIQRRS
- a CDS encoding NUDIX hydrolase; protein product: MPEKVLLDQYASSHVVEVVDDNNSPFAVLPKDLVHRQLLKHRSVQVLVFNPQKKIYLQKRNKRKRFFPGRWDVSARTHPLVGESSLDAVFRVLETKLHLEVDSPQFTQSLAACPETGFENVTIFSVYKNIQPISPNVEEVSEGYYFSREELTCLIKEFRELLTPNLVTLWETGFLFNH
- the rimI gene encoding ribosomal protein S18-alanine N-acetyltransferase, which translates into the protein MDQTVVRLTAVDLDEVVELESICFAYHWTREQFLLGLDRGIFTILGTWAAGTLVSYIAFSLIEDEMEILNLAVHPAHRKKGLATLLLTEAFKICRKQAIKKSYLDVKRSNFQAIGLYRKFGYRQTGVRLNYYPDTKEDALLFMYDFTSEIL
- a CDS encoding phosphoglycerate kinase, with product MKGKTMLFIDQIDIKGKKLLFRVDFNVPQDAGTITDDNRIRAAIPTLKYALDQGAAIILCAHLGKPGGKVVPELSLASVAERTGELLGINVLLSPDTIGDISQKMAAALKPGQALMLENLRFNPEEIGEKAEDRGDFGKVLASMADVYVNDAFGVAHRENASVVDIPRYAKECCAGFLIKRELEYLGDALREPRRPYVCVSGGAKVSTKLGILNNLLGNVDDIIIGGAMANTFLLAQGYAVGKSLVEANLVEDAQALMLKAEKLGTRLHLPIDFKFAYSHEAVESDGICSIESVPEDALVLDIGPQTIINFVALLAQSKTIVWNGPMGLFETPAFAEGSLAICQAIAEVKDAVSIVGGGDTDAVVHLLDLAEKFSFISTGGGSFLQFLEGKELPAFKTLKECVTQ
- the tpiA gene encoding triose-phosphate isomerase, whose amino-acid sequence is MKKLMAANWKMFKTWDEAQTTAREIVEMAGAVLPEDRELLVLPPFTSLRGVSKQFKSIKGFSTGGQNFYCEEEGAFTGEISPRMLTDAGAAYGLTGHSERRHIMGESDTLIGRKTAYGVQSGLKIILCVGETDDEREKNQIEVVLKRQLDLGLEKISRKISPENISIAYEPVWAIGTGKVAGEAEIVAAHTFIRKTLISIFGNNGNKIRVLYGGSVKSSNCGKIIALDNVDGVLVGGASLHGESFSEIVLAKRCESN
- the secG gene encoding preprotein translocase subunit SecG; this translates as METLVIVIHILACIFLIGAVMLQSGHEGMGVIFGGGSSTMFGSSGAGGLLVKVTAGLATVFLITSLTYNVLTGNKVSEQDSIMLQGEGVVQPIVPAEQQKPAVSFKDTGNDAKSE
- a CDS encoding tetratricopeptide repeat protein, whose translation is MNFKITGILLVPLLAWSLTSSVALAKSSDSFEDWLKKYEAWDVLENEYATHTEPLSPVSILQRAKTYLNLKSPEKALDLINTLPTLSDNATEFERLWTGGQANRALGRLPQSVLWYSQAASYVQNKQELIKYFKDAKLATTWGDVWLKLYWAYLSNYTISRSSQEKVLSQIAQIGSDIWGTDFWKLAQSVVSKKIKNSSLLGKTSAKESTVTLTITQEDKLAISQAMALLSLEKVNDSKEKIQTISNSPLRSFWVSFIDYVAQGQVPKGLSTFQDGGFIKASAFWEGNILAPFVHNKNNWFLGNSNSATWTQFRNKVLVMSLEDAQKTIDNELGSMLLSTETRILLRHFKLALLLATGTGPLDPSLLDGVVQNQLPLTLQLADMRLLKKDFTESYPQDSLQNLQTAPLLFALSQAAGELDHSDEEAPFWISSQDEKLEILANKIYPLDRLLTLANWKAQFKKKPTSELAKRGAFLFEKTTFGTQCLLYLTHQSLQAKDLQLAAFYLNKINHTELPTSQRIDWLNAKATLEFDSGRNEAALETFNQMDKLNAPLPAMIRLRVALLYQQQRDFSSAKKQLLVIQTENKDLSTELKAEILFWLGEGEQAVKHTESALKYYLTLAWKYPQENIWALTAMYRASLIYEKRGNYPTAKRLLTTVVKNAGRKSQREAAKARIDAINNKMGPPNKTQDFQFPF